In Lentibacillus amyloliquefaciens, one DNA window encodes the following:
- the brnQ gene encoding branched-chain amino acid transport system II carrier protein codes for MNGKLSFSSYAAIGVMLFALFFGAGNLIFPAQLGQNAGTNIWPAAIGFLITGVGLPLLGIIAMSFSGSRNLQELSSRVHPVYAVFFTSLLYLTIGPFFASPRTGTVAFEVGISPFIGESSQQLGLFIFSLLFFAAVLLFSLKPAKLVDNVGKFLAPGLVILLAVLLVTVIINPMGAMEAPQEAYGSGAFITGFLEGYNTMDALASLVFGIIVINAIRAMGVTSNTEILKTTIKAGSIAILLLGAIYIGIAYLGATSTQVFGIFETGGPVLSSGASYYFGTFGSVLLAVAITLACLTTAIGLTTANAEYFHTLFPKISYKTLVIFFSTLTFVIANFGLANIITYSVPVLMFLYPLAIVLMLLTFLSPLFNHARTVYGSTIAVTFLISIFDGLKSLCESLGIEYFSWMQPIVGFYEQALPLYSQGLGWLLPALVVIAVTGVIIRVQKPAAVHAS; via the coding sequence ATGAATGGAAAACTGTCTTTTTCATCTTACGCCGCAATTGGTGTCATGCTGTTTGCACTCTTTTTTGGAGCTGGAAATCTGATTTTTCCGGCACAGCTGGGTCAAAATGCTGGAACAAATATATGGCCGGCGGCTATTGGGTTTTTAATTACCGGCGTGGGACTGCCATTGCTTGGAATCATCGCCATGAGCTTCTCAGGCAGTCGTAATTTGCAGGAACTTTCAAGCCGGGTGCATCCGGTGTATGCCGTGTTTTTCACGTCATTGCTTTATTTGACGATCGGGCCATTTTTTGCCTCTCCCCGTACAGGTACGGTTGCGTTTGAGGTTGGTATATCACCTTTCATAGGTGAGTCTTCACAACAATTGGGATTATTTATTTTCAGCTTATTGTTTTTCGCTGCTGTTCTTCTGTTTTCATTAAAACCTGCCAAGCTTGTTGATAATGTTGGAAAGTTTTTGGCACCTGGACTGGTTATTCTGCTTGCAGTTCTTCTTGTTACGGTTATCATTAATCCGATGGGAGCGATGGAAGCACCTCAGGAAGCGTATGGCAGTGGCGCATTTATAACCGGTTTCCTTGAAGGGTATAATACAATGGATGCACTGGCATCGTTAGTATTCGGAATTATCGTCATTAATGCTATCCGGGCAATGGGCGTAACATCCAATACCGAAATTCTCAAAACAACTATTAAAGCTGGCAGTATTGCCATATTGTTGCTTGGTGCGATTTATATCGGGATTGCATATTTAGGGGCAACGAGTACACAAGTTTTCGGAATCTTTGAAACCGGCGGACCGGTTTTGAGCAGTGGTGCTTCCTATTACTTCGGCACATTTGGTTCTGTTCTGCTTGCGGTTGCTATTACATTGGCATGTTTAACGACTGCAATCGGACTGACAACAGCCAATGCGGAATATTTCCATACGCTGTTTCCGAAAATTAGTTACAAGACACTGGTTATCTTCTTTTCAACGTTGACCTTTGTGATTGCGAACTTCGGATTGGCTAACATCATCACTTACTCTGTGCCGGTCTTGATGTTCTTGTATCCACTGGCGATTGTCCTGATGCTCCTAACATTTTTGTCCCCATTGTTCAATCATGCAAGGACAGTTTATGGTTCAACCATTGCCGTTACGTTTTTGATCAGTATCTTTGATGGTCTTAAGTCGCTCTGTGAATCACTGGGCATCGAGTATTTCAGCTGGATGCAGCCTATTGTGGGTTTCTATGAACAAGCCTTGCCTCTATACAGTCAGGGACTTGGATGGCTGCTGCCGGCTCTTGTCGTTATAGCCGTCACCGGTGTTATCATCCGTGTCCAAAAGCCAGCTGCAGTTCATGCTTCGTAA